TAAGGAAATAATTACGATGGATGGCGAACCCTACAAATCTACTGGCCTCTTCAAAAAATATATCAGTCCTAATAAAATTTTTCAGAACCGTGAGGTTTTACGACACAGTTACAGTCCAAAAGAACTTCCTCACCGGACAAATCAGATCGATTCCATCGCAGAGATCCTTGCCCCGGCTCTTCAGGGAGCAACTCCCTCGAACATTCTTATCTACGGAAAAACCGGAACAGGTAAGACCGCGACGGTCAAATTCGTCGGGGCTGAGCTCGAAAATGAGAGTTCGGAGTTTTCACCATGCAGACTTGTCCATCTCAACTGCGAAACCATCGATACCCAGTACCGGGTCCTTGCCCAGATTGCGAATCATGTCAGCGGGCATGATCTGAAAGCAAGTGATCGGGTCAAAAACACCATTCCGGCAACCGGATGGCATACCGATCAGGTGTACTCGGAACTCAAAAATGTTCTCGAGCAGGCAGGAGGCCTTCAAATCATCGTTCTGGACGAGATCGACAAACTCGTCAAAAAAAGTGGTGACGATACCCTCTACAATCTAACGCGCATCAATAGTGACCTGTTTTCGTCGCGTGTCTGCATCATCGGCATCTCAAACGACCTCACCTTCAAGGATTTTCTTGATCCGCGTGTTCTTTCCTCCCTCTCGGAAGAAGAGCTGGTTTTCCCACCCTACAAC
This Methanocorpusculum sp. DNA region includes the following protein-coding sequences:
- a CDS encoding ORC1-type DNA replication protein yields the protein MDGEPYKSTGLFKKYISPNKIFQNREVLRHSYSPKELPHRTNQIDSIAEILAPALQGATPSNILIYGKTGTGKTATVKFVGAELENESSEFSPCRLVHLNCETIDTQYRVLAQIANHVSGHDLKASDRVKNTIPATGWHTDQVYSELKNVLEQAGGLQIIVLDEIDKLVKKSGDDTLYNLTRINSDLFSSRVCIIGISNDLTFKDFLDPRVLSSLSEEELVFPPYNADQLRDILHQRAEMAFFPDVVSDEVIGLCAARAAQEHGDARRALDLLRVSGELAEREGAEQVMVKHVNGAQENIETDTMSECVKTLPAQSKIVLCSMLLMAASGQKVFTSGSVINVYREVAAELDTEALSHRRVSDLINELNMLGIITTRVVSHGRHGRTTEIYFKSPTNEIRTVIMNDSRFQECSILHPLVKSREKGE